The following are from one region of the Prionailurus bengalensis isolate Pbe53 chromosome A2, Fcat_Pben_1.1_paternal_pri, whole genome shotgun sequence genome:
- the STK17A gene encoding serine/threonine-protein kinase 17A isoform X2: MIPLEKPGSRGSPSAAASGAGRSLGAPRRPPPPPQARGLLTEIRTAVRTEPFQDGYSLSPGRELGRGKFAVVRKCIKKDSGKEFAAKFMRKRRKGQDCRMEIIHEIAVLELAQDNPWVINLHEVYETPSEMILVLEYAAGGEIFDQCVADREDAFKEKDVQRLMRQILEGVRFLHAHNVVHLDLKPQNILLTSESPLGDIKIVDFGLSRIMKNSEELREIMGTPEYVAPEILSYDPISMATDMWSIGVLTYVMLTGVSPFLGDDKQETFLNISQMNLSYSEEEFDVVSESAINFIKTLLVKKPEHRATAEECLKHPWLTESSIQDPSFKVKGTLEEANALQEGDSVPEINSDTQKPETEESVVTEELIVFTSYTLGQCRQSEKEKMEQKAISKRFKFEEPLLQEIPGEFIY; encoded by the exons ATGATCCCCTTGGAGAAGCCGGGCAGCCGCGGCTCCCCCTCGGCAGCCGCCTCAGGGGCGGGCCGGAGTCTGGGCGCGCCGCGCCggccgccgcccccaccccaggcccgcGGGCTGCTGACGGAGATCCGCACCGCCGTGCGCACCGAGCCCTTCCAGGACGGCTACAGCCTCAGCCCGGGCCGAGAGCTGGGCAG GGGGAAATTTGCAGTGGTGAGGAAATGTATAAAGAAAGATTCTGGAAAAGAATTTGCAGCAAAGttcatgagaaaaagaagaaaaggccaaGATTGTCGAATGGAAATAATTCATGAGATTGCTGTTCTTGAACTAGCACAGGATAATCCTTGGGTCATTAATTTACATGAAGTCTATGAAACTCCATCAGAAATGATTTTAGTTCTGGAATA TGCTGCTGGGGGTGAAATCTTTGACCAGTGTGTTGCAGACAGAGAAGAcgcctttaaagaaaaagatgttcaaaGACTCATGAGGCAGATATTAGAAGGTGTTCGCTTTTTACATGCTCATAATGTAGTACATCTTGATCTGAAG CCTCAGAATATTCTGCTGACAAGTGAATCTCCACTGGGTGACATTAAGATAGTTGATTTTGGTCTTTCAAGAATAATGAAGAACAGTGAAGAGCTCCGAGAAATTATGGGTACTCCTGAATATGTGG CTCCTGAAATTCTTAGTTATGATCCTATCAGCATGGCAACAGATATGTG GAGCATTGGAGTGTTAACATATGTCATGCTTACGGGAGTATCGCCTTTCTTAGGTGATGATAAACAAGAAACGTTCCTAAACATCTCTCAGATGAACTTAAGCTATTCTGAGGAAGAATTTGATGTTGTGTCTGAGTCTGCTATTAACTTCATTAAGACGCTTTTAGTTAAGAAACCTGA ACATCGAGCCACAGCTGAAGAATGTTTAAAACATCCGTGGTTGACAGAGAGCAGTATTCAGGATCCTTCTTTCAAGGTGAAAGGGACATTAGAAGAagcaaatgcactccaagaaggtgATTCTGTGCCTGAAATTAATTCAGATACTCAGAAACCAGAAACCGAGGAATCAGTTGTAACAGAGGAGTTAATTGTATTTACTTCATATACTTTAGGACAATGCAGACagtctgaaaaagagaaaatggagcaaAAGGCCATTTCCAAACGATTTAAATTTGAGGAACCTTTGCTACAAGAAATTCCAGGAGAATTTATCTACTGA
- the STK17A gene encoding serine/threonine-protein kinase 17A isoform X4: MIPLEKPGSRGSPSAAASGAGRSLGAPRRPPPPPQARGLLTEIRTAVRTEPFQDGYSLSPGRELGRGKFAVVRKCIKKDSGKEFAAKFMRKRRKGQDCRMEIIHEIAVLELAQDNPWVINLHEVYETPSEMILVLEYAAGGEIFDQCVADREDAFKEKDVQRLMRQILEGVRFLHAHNVVHLDLKPQNILLTSESPLGDIKIVDFGLSRIMKNSEELREIMGTPEYVAPEILSYDPISMATDMWSIGVLTYVMLTGVSPFLGDDKQETFLNISQMNLSYSEEEFDVVSESAINFIKTLLVKKPEHRATAEECLKHPWLTESSIQDPSFKVKGTLEEANALQEGQCRQSEKEKMEQKAISKRFKFEEPLLQEIPGEFIY, from the exons ATGATCCCCTTGGAGAAGCCGGGCAGCCGCGGCTCCCCCTCGGCAGCCGCCTCAGGGGCGGGCCGGAGTCTGGGCGCGCCGCGCCggccgccgcccccaccccaggcccgcGGGCTGCTGACGGAGATCCGCACCGCCGTGCGCACCGAGCCCTTCCAGGACGGCTACAGCCTCAGCCCGGGCCGAGAGCTGGGCAG GGGGAAATTTGCAGTGGTGAGGAAATGTATAAAGAAAGATTCTGGAAAAGAATTTGCAGCAAAGttcatgagaaaaagaagaaaaggccaaGATTGTCGAATGGAAATAATTCATGAGATTGCTGTTCTTGAACTAGCACAGGATAATCCTTGGGTCATTAATTTACATGAAGTCTATGAAACTCCATCAGAAATGATTTTAGTTCTGGAATA TGCTGCTGGGGGTGAAATCTTTGACCAGTGTGTTGCAGACAGAGAAGAcgcctttaaagaaaaagatgttcaaaGACTCATGAGGCAGATATTAGAAGGTGTTCGCTTTTTACATGCTCATAATGTAGTACATCTTGATCTGAAG CCTCAGAATATTCTGCTGACAAGTGAATCTCCACTGGGTGACATTAAGATAGTTGATTTTGGTCTTTCAAGAATAATGAAGAACAGTGAAGAGCTCCGAGAAATTATGGGTACTCCTGAATATGTGG CTCCTGAAATTCTTAGTTATGATCCTATCAGCATGGCAACAGATATGTG GAGCATTGGAGTGTTAACATATGTCATGCTTACGGGAGTATCGCCTTTCTTAGGTGATGATAAACAAGAAACGTTCCTAAACATCTCTCAGATGAACTTAAGCTATTCTGAGGAAGAATTTGATGTTGTGTCTGAGTCTGCTATTAACTTCATTAAGACGCTTTTAGTTAAGAAACCTGA ACATCGAGCCACAGCTGAAGAATGTTTAAAACATCCGTGGTTGACAGAGAGCAGTATTCAGGATCCTTCTTTCAAGGTGAAAGGGACATTAGAAGAagcaaatgcactccaagaag GACAATGCAGACagtctgaaaaagagaaaatggagcaaAAGGCCATTTCCAAACGATTTAAATTTGAGGAACCTTTGCTACAAGAAATTCCAGGAGAATTTATCTACTGA
- the STK17A gene encoding serine/threonine-protein kinase 17A isoform X3, which yields MIPLEKPGSRGSPSAAASGAGRSLGAPRRPPPPPQARGLLTEIRTAVRTEPFQDGYSLSPGRELGRGKFAVVRKCIKKDSGKEFAAKFMRKRRKGQDCRMEIIHEIAVLELAQDNPWVINLHEVYETPSEMILVLEYAAGGEIFDQCVADREDAFKEKDVQRLMRQILEGVRFLHAHNVVHLDLKPQNILLTSESPLGDIKIVDFGLSRIMKNSEELREIMGTPEYVAPEILSYDPISMATDMWSIGVLTYVMLTGVSPFLGDDKQETFLNISQMNLSYSEEEFDVVSESAINFIKTLLVKKPDVKCVSFYRHRATAEECLKHPWLTESSIQDPSFKVKGTLEEANALQEGQCRQSEKEKMEQKAISKRFKFEEPLLQEIPGEFIY from the exons ATGATCCCCTTGGAGAAGCCGGGCAGCCGCGGCTCCCCCTCGGCAGCCGCCTCAGGGGCGGGCCGGAGTCTGGGCGCGCCGCGCCggccgccgcccccaccccaggcccgcGGGCTGCTGACGGAGATCCGCACCGCCGTGCGCACCGAGCCCTTCCAGGACGGCTACAGCCTCAGCCCGGGCCGAGAGCTGGGCAG GGGGAAATTTGCAGTGGTGAGGAAATGTATAAAGAAAGATTCTGGAAAAGAATTTGCAGCAAAGttcatgagaaaaagaagaaaaggccaaGATTGTCGAATGGAAATAATTCATGAGATTGCTGTTCTTGAACTAGCACAGGATAATCCTTGGGTCATTAATTTACATGAAGTCTATGAAACTCCATCAGAAATGATTTTAGTTCTGGAATA TGCTGCTGGGGGTGAAATCTTTGACCAGTGTGTTGCAGACAGAGAAGAcgcctttaaagaaaaagatgttcaaaGACTCATGAGGCAGATATTAGAAGGTGTTCGCTTTTTACATGCTCATAATGTAGTACATCTTGATCTGAAG CCTCAGAATATTCTGCTGACAAGTGAATCTCCACTGGGTGACATTAAGATAGTTGATTTTGGTCTTTCAAGAATAATGAAGAACAGTGAAGAGCTCCGAGAAATTATGGGTACTCCTGAATATGTGG CTCCTGAAATTCTTAGTTATGATCCTATCAGCATGGCAACAGATATGTG GAGCATTGGAGTGTTAACATATGTCATGCTTACGGGAGTATCGCCTTTCTTAGGTGATGATAAACAAGAAACGTTCCTAAACATCTCTCAGATGAACTTAAGCTATTCTGAGGAAGAATTTGATGTTGTGTCTGAGTCTGCTATTAACTTCATTAAGACGCTTTTAGTTAAGAAACCTGA TGTGaaatgtgtatctttttataGACATCGAGCCACAGCTGAAGAATGTTTAAAACATCCGTGGTTGACAGAGAGCAGTATTCAGGATCCTTCTTTCAAGGTGAAAGGGACATTAGAAGAagcaaatgcactccaagaag GACAATGCAGACagtctgaaaaagagaaaatggagcaaAAGGCCATTTCCAAACGATTTAAATTTGAGGAACCTTTGCTACAAGAAATTCCAGGAGAATTTATCTACTGA
- the STK17A gene encoding serine/threonine-protein kinase 17A isoform X1 yields MIPLEKPGSRGSPSAAASGAGRSLGAPRRPPPPPQARGLLTEIRTAVRTEPFQDGYSLSPGRELGRGKFAVVRKCIKKDSGKEFAAKFMRKRRKGQDCRMEIIHEIAVLELAQDNPWVINLHEVYETPSEMILVLEYAAGGEIFDQCVADREDAFKEKDVQRLMRQILEGVRFLHAHNVVHLDLKPQNILLTSESPLGDIKIVDFGLSRIMKNSEELREIMGTPEYVAPEILSYDPISMATDMWSIGVLTYVMLTGVSPFLGDDKQETFLNISQMNLSYSEEEFDVVSESAINFIKTLLVKKPDVKCVSFYRHRATAEECLKHPWLTESSIQDPSFKVKGTLEEANALQEGDSVPEINSDTQKPETEESVVTEELIVFTSYTLGQCRQSEKEKMEQKAISKRFKFEEPLLQEIPGEFIY; encoded by the exons ATGATCCCCTTGGAGAAGCCGGGCAGCCGCGGCTCCCCCTCGGCAGCCGCCTCAGGGGCGGGCCGGAGTCTGGGCGCGCCGCGCCggccgccgcccccaccccaggcccgcGGGCTGCTGACGGAGATCCGCACCGCCGTGCGCACCGAGCCCTTCCAGGACGGCTACAGCCTCAGCCCGGGCCGAGAGCTGGGCAG GGGGAAATTTGCAGTGGTGAGGAAATGTATAAAGAAAGATTCTGGAAAAGAATTTGCAGCAAAGttcatgagaaaaagaagaaaaggccaaGATTGTCGAATGGAAATAATTCATGAGATTGCTGTTCTTGAACTAGCACAGGATAATCCTTGGGTCATTAATTTACATGAAGTCTATGAAACTCCATCAGAAATGATTTTAGTTCTGGAATA TGCTGCTGGGGGTGAAATCTTTGACCAGTGTGTTGCAGACAGAGAAGAcgcctttaaagaaaaagatgttcaaaGACTCATGAGGCAGATATTAGAAGGTGTTCGCTTTTTACATGCTCATAATGTAGTACATCTTGATCTGAAG CCTCAGAATATTCTGCTGACAAGTGAATCTCCACTGGGTGACATTAAGATAGTTGATTTTGGTCTTTCAAGAATAATGAAGAACAGTGAAGAGCTCCGAGAAATTATGGGTACTCCTGAATATGTGG CTCCTGAAATTCTTAGTTATGATCCTATCAGCATGGCAACAGATATGTG GAGCATTGGAGTGTTAACATATGTCATGCTTACGGGAGTATCGCCTTTCTTAGGTGATGATAAACAAGAAACGTTCCTAAACATCTCTCAGATGAACTTAAGCTATTCTGAGGAAGAATTTGATGTTGTGTCTGAGTCTGCTATTAACTTCATTAAGACGCTTTTAGTTAAGAAACCTGA TGTGaaatgtgtatctttttataGACATCGAGCCACAGCTGAAGAATGTTTAAAACATCCGTGGTTGACAGAGAGCAGTATTCAGGATCCTTCTTTCAAGGTGAAAGGGACATTAGAAGAagcaaatgcactccaagaaggtgATTCTGTGCCTGAAATTAATTCAGATACTCAGAAACCAGAAACCGAGGAATCAGTTGTAACAGAGGAGTTAATTGTATTTACTTCATATACTTTAGGACAATGCAGACagtctgaaaaagagaaaatggagcaaAAGGCCATTTCCAAACGATTTAAATTTGAGGAACCTTTGCTACAAGAAATTCCAGGAGAATTTATCTACTGA